DNA from Sulfodiicoccus acidiphilus:
CCAGTGACTAAAATTCTCACATCGTCTTGCTATCATACCACCTCTTAAAAGCTTTAAGGGGAATCTATGCATATTGAGAATTTAAAGAATAACATATTATTATAGATAATTTTAATATAGATTTTTCTTTAATATTATTTATATCTAAAGCACAATATATGTATATAACTTTTATTATTCCTTAACTTAGAATGGGTGCCAGATTGTATACTACGGTCTAGTTCGAGGCTCATGCTTCCCATGTGGACACAAACACTATCCCAAGGGTGTCTAGAATGTAAATATCTGGACGAATAGATTAACACAGCGATAAACATCTCCAAGGACATTCAGGTCCCTATTACGAATCCATTTAACTCTAATCACTGACTGTTTTTATCTATAGGTTGTGGAAAATTTCTAATCTATATGTGTTGAATAGAAAAATTTAAATGGGATAAAAGAAGAAAGAGGAATTAGAGATATGATAACATGAGAAGACAATATTGATCTCTAGTAAGGTAAATATATTCCTCTAGGTCAACTGGGGAAGAACTCACGCGGCCCAGGCTGTAGAAGAGGATCAGGCCACCTAGTTCTGCTAAGCTGGAGGAACTGTTTGACTCTCTGTGGGAGGGTTAAAGCTCTCTGCAGAGCTGTCTGCCTAGAGCGTGGGCCGCCTACACTATTATCTAGTAGAGGAACTCATCGCCTGAGGAAAAAACTTAAATGCATAACTCACATCGTGAGCGGGATGAAACTCTCCGTAGCGATCCTCAGCCTGATCGTGATGTCCGTTCTACTTCCCTCAATCTCCTTAGCACTTCCAACTCAACCTCCCTCACCCTCCTTGACTTCTCAAATCCCTCCAGGCTATTATCCGACCTACCTGTCCTTTTCCATCACGTACAACTCCAGCCATCAACTGAACATCTACTACGTTAACTACACAATCAGGCCAGGACAAGGAGGTGAGCTAGCTGTAAACGTGTCAACGAACGCAACTACTACGGTTAATGGGACTACTCGCTACGTGTTCTCATTTTTAAGAAATGGCACCTTTACCGTCAATACCTTAGAGGACGTAATGAACCTGTCATCTCTGCCTTACATCTACCCAGGCTTCTTGTTCAATTCCACCTATGGCGTCAGCACACCCATCAGTGCAGTGGGGCTAATCTTCAAGGGCGAGTTGAACACGACCTTCACGGGACAGAAGGAGTACCTGTACTCTGTCTACCTTCCAAACCAACTGTCCGGCTTGTCCATACTGCTCTCCGATGGGGTCCTCTATCAGTTAAACTCGACTTATAACGGCGGAGAACTTCACCTACAGCTGCTAGAAGAGAGGTTAGGCAGCTTTCCACTGGAGTTAGGCCAGGTGCCCAATCAGTTGCCATCTGGACTACAGGTTCCTTACATCTATTCAACATACAACTTCAGTCCCCCAGCCCAGGCCCTTATTCCGTCAGGCTATGTGGAGTTCATGCCTTCAACGATCTTTGGAAACGGACTCTTCTCCATGGAACAGGCGTATGTGCAATACGTCGAGCTAGAACCGCTAACCAAGGCCTACGTTGGGCCTCTGAGAGTTCCCGTGTCTTTTCTACTCGAAGTGGGTAACTTAAGCCAACTACAATTTCCTTACATACCTAATTTCACAAGACCTACAAATCTGTTCTACGGAGGTCTACTTTTCAAGCTCAACGGATCCTCCAACGAACTCTACAGCTACGTTAACAAGACTGGCCTGTCCTTGACTGAACTACAGGTAGAAGGTAACGGTACAGTGTACCAGTTCTCGACAGCCCTAAGGAGTTCCAATGGAACCTACGTCACTCAATACCAAGCTACATTGATAGGTAACAGGTTCGTCACCGGAACTGTTCCCCAAGTAGTCCACGGGGGTCAAAGCCAGTTGCCATATCACGTGATCTCTCCTATTACTTCTCTATTGATCACAATAATAGTAACGGCGGCGATATCAGCAATAATAATCCTTCTGCATAGACCCAAGTGATTGTATTTTAACCCCGGGGGGATCATATAGAGTAGTGCTTTAATCTTTTAGATCCCGACAGCATTACGGGAATTATGCAGGAAGTTCAACAGGTCCTCACGGCTAGTTTATACACCCAACAGATGAAGAAACTGAGTCGCATCGGCGAACTCCTGGGTCTATCCAACGAGGAGCTCGAGTCCCTTTCTACCCCAGAGAGGGTGATTCAGGTCAAGGTACAAGTGGTCGGCCCAGACGGTAAGGTCAAGACTTACATAGGGTGGAGGTCCCAACACAACAGCGCGCTAGGACCATACAAGGGTGGCGTAAGGTACCACCCCAACGTTACCCAGGACGAGGTGATTGCTTTATCGATGATGATGACGTGGAAGAACTCCCTCCTCCAGCTTCCCTACGGAGGAGGTAAGGGAGGAATAAGGGTGGACCCATCAAAGCTTACTAGGGCCGAGCTGGAGCAGCTTTCCAGGAACTATGTCGAGAAGCTTCACAAATACCTGGGGAGCGAAGTGGACATACCTGCCCCCGACCTCAACACCAACAGTCAGACCATGGCGTGGTTCCTGGACGAGTACACCAAGTTGAGCGGTAAGATAGACTTTGCTGCCTTCACTGGCAAGCCCTACGAGGTGGGAGGCATACAGACTAGGAACTACAGCACTGGATTGGGCGTCTCCGCTGTGGCCAGGATGGCTGCGAAGAAGTTTCTAGGCGGGATAGAGGGTAAAACTGTGATAATCCAAGGCTTCGGAAACGTAGGTTCCTTCACCGCCAAGTTCCTTCAAGAAATGGGAGCCATAGTGATAGGCGTAAGCGACGTAAAGGGGGGAGTAATAGATCCCAAAGGTATAGATTACGAGAGGGCCATGGCAGTTGAGAGAGAGAAGGGCAC
Protein-coding regions in this window:
- a CDS encoding Glu/Leu/Phe/Val family dehydrogenase, producing MQEVQQVLTASLYTQQMKKLSRIGELLGLSNEELESLSTPERVIQVKVQVVGPDGKVKTYIGWRSQHNSALGPYKGGVRYHPNVTQDEVIALSMMMTWKNSLLQLPYGGGKGGIRVDPSKLTRAELEQLSRNYVEKLHKYLGSEVDIPAPDLNTNSQTMAWFLDEYTKLSGKIDFAAFTGKPYEVGGIQTRNYSTGLGVSAVARMAAKKFLGGIEGKTVIIQGFGNVGSFTAKFLQEMGAIVIGVSDVKGGVIDPKGIDYERAMAVEREKGTVTEYPTGRKVTNEQLLVSECDILIPAAIENVIHKGNANQVKAKLIVEAANGPLTADADIVMKARGIPVVPDILANSGGVVGSYVEWANNKMGGIVEEEEAKKLIMSRLEKAFEETYKMYEKLSDQDLRTASMSIAVQRVVNAMRMRGLI